The Setaria viridis chromosome 6, Setaria_viridis_v4.0, whole genome shotgun sequence genome contains a region encoding:
- the LOC117861468 gene encoding uncharacterized protein, which produces MALNFLRPGAPGVQPVGDRCTAKSAIFIGVVNGLVSPPYLQRCLCAGRCDDDSDVEERYYLLANFVVVVLGVALLVVDMAALSLTVVLSSPRWPAAVRWMVWITKVLTCGTLQLGVNVLYFCIRMLCARLMLAFA; this is translated from the coding sequence ATGGCGCTCAACTTCCTCCGGCCAGGCGCGCCCGGCGTCCAGCCGGTCGGCGACCGCTGCACGGCGAAGTCGGCCATCTTCATCGGCGTCGTCAACGGCCTCGTCTCGCCGCCCTACCTGCAGCGCTGCCTCTGCGCCGGCCGGTGCGACGACGACAGCGACGTGGAGGAGAGGTACTACCTGCTCGCGAACTTCGTGGTCGTCGTGCTCGGCGTGGCCCTCCTAGTCGTCGACATGGCGGCGCTCTCGCTGACGGTGGTCCTCAGCTcgccgcggtggccggcggcggtccGGTGGATGGTCTGGATCACCAAGGTCTTGACCTGCGGCACGCTGCAGCTTGGCGTCAACGTCTTGTATTTTTGTATTAGGATGTTGTGCGCCAGGTTGATGCTCGCTTTCGCCTGA